Part of the Solanum pennellii chromosome 10, SPENNV200 genome is shown below.
cacgtgcATGTCTgttagtataaagggtatatatgctctCGTTTTTGGACGGCAGGGGCACCAATGTAAGAAAAGTACGACGAAGAATATTTACatatcatttacgatagtttggatggtatatttgtcctttttccctAGTTAGCGCgaatatgaatataattttgaCTAATCGGCTAAATGTGTAACTTctcgaaaaaaaaataaatcattttggGCCTGATAGGATACTAGTCCATCCAGATTTCAAACCTACAGGCCCAATTCCTATCTAGCGGGTCATACTGAGCCCATACACTAACCGCCCTATTTATTGATCATTTCCGCCCTACTTTCAAATTACGGCAGTCTTCTCCGGCCAAAAGTAGAAAGCTGAAAACACACAGCGTTTTTCCATCTCCGTCACTTTTTCCGGCGAAACTGAGCTTAAGCTCGTAGGTTCACTCTCTTACTTGTCCTTTGCTgtgtatttttatatgatttattatactTTTCGCTTTTGTAAGAAACCCTAATCTCATTTCCACTGATTTTTAGTGTTAAATATAGGAACTATCGATTTGTTTGCTATGATTATATCTATTCTGTATGATTGAGGAAAGATACTCAAGCTATTTGTATGTTCGATGTGATTTTTACTAGTTGGTTTTGCTTACGCAGGTTTTTTTACGAGCTGGTATGCGTTAGATGTTGACTTTCATGTAATAATGGTTTTAGAAACTTTTTTGGTTGTATAATTATCTTTTTGAGTGTTAGTAGTCTGGTTTATGGAAGAAAATGTACATGATGATATAGTGTATAATGTGGAATATATGTAACCATGGTGTCTAGGGTAGGTTGTAGCTTGCACACACCTATACTTACCCCAGAATAAGCTGGTAATTCCATGGTGACCTAGTGTTTTGTCTCCTCTTTGATTTGAACATGAAATTTCATGGTTCTCCGTTCTCGTTTCGCTTTGACCACATGTGACACCCTTGGATGCCTGAACTTTGAGTATTAGTCGTGATAAGTTGTGTAGAACCTGGAGTAATTATCATCCCTAGTGTAGAACGTGGAATATATATACCATGGTGTCTAGGTTTGCTTGGGCTCGCTTCTACTAATCCTGCAATAACATGCTAATTCCACAGTGACCTAGTAGTTTGCCGTCTCTTTGATATGAATGTGGAACCTCATGGTTCTTAGTTCTCTTTACTGACTACATGTGATGCCCTTGGGTGCCAGAGCTTGGAGTATTATTCTTGATAAGTGGTGTATAACCTGTGGATTAATTATCACTAGGGTTTTACAACCCTAAATTAGTAAACAAGAAAAATTTAGCCCATTCATATTTTACTTTTGTCTTGGTGTTTTGTACTCTTTCTCATTTGCACAAAGTAACTAAGGTTAAAGCAGTGGTTTGTTAAACTGTTAAATCTAAATGTTACCTTTGGCTCTAAAAATTGCTGCTGAAATTGTTTTCCATCCGTCTCCTTGCTCTCTCCGCTCATTTGGGAATAGACTTGACCAGTCTTGAAGAGAATTAAGGTTTACTTGGATCCTGTTGTTTTGCTTCCCTTCTCCCTCTTAAACTTGAGGTAGTTGACTATTATAACAAAACATGTTCTTATGTAGCTTAGTAGTTGTGCaacatttaaaatttagttttaGAGTGTAAGTTGACAAACAAAATGTTCcttgatcaaaattttaatcatgatacgcacatttttttcattaattcacTGATATGTGGTGTTCTTCCGCTTTTCAGGAATGGCTTTCTTTAACAAAGCTGGAAGCATTCTTCGGCAGGCTGTTAGCAAGCAGCACATCAATCACGAAATATCTGCATCCAAGCCTTCAATTTTTCAACTTATTAGATGCATGTCTTCAAAACTTTTTGTTGGAGGTGCATGCAGTTACTCTTATGCTAGAACAGTATTCATTACATTTCTTCGATTTTCTGCTGACTTCCTCTAGTTTGGCAATGTAGGAATCTCATGGAACACGAATGACAACTCTCTCCAAGAAGCTTTCAGCAAGTATGGAGAAGTCGTTGAAGGTTTGTCTAATTTAAAGCTAAATGTTATTTTGACTAGAAATCCTCTCTCATACTTGTTTAACTTTACGAATTTTCATTTAGAATCCTTGCGGTTAAAACTGGACACTGGTGTGCTTTCTCATGATCACATTCGCTGGCACCTAGTgcatgtttttgttattatggaGATTATATTTGCACATAATAAAGATTGTCTGGGCAGAGTTTGAGTGATTGTCAGGAAAAGTATATGACGAAGTAGGGAATACTTTTTAGTTGATGTTTCTCAATATGAATTTCCAGATGTTATTTTAGGATGAAAGACACTCATTTTGTGTCCAAATGAGGGTCTTAATGATGGAGTGACAATTGTGTTGCTGATTGGATTTATCAAAAGTAGTTGTATTACTGGTTGGATTTAGTAAGTGAAGTCACTTAGAGTAATGGAAGAGTTACTTCACTATTTTTTACTGTTTGAAGCTGTATTCCATGAATGCTTGCTCATTCATATTTAGCTGTGTGAACATATGACATATCTGTATACAAAGGCATGTGTCCGGACACTAGTTCTAGCTGTATTCCGTGAATGCTTGCTCATTCATATTTAGCTGTGTGAACATATGACATATCTGTATACAAAGGCATGTGTCCGGGCACTAGTTCTATCTGGAATTACTGAAAAAATTCCAATGCATATTGCAGCAAGAATCATTTACGATCGTGAGTCTGGGAGATCTAGGGGATTTGGCTTCGTTACTTTCAATACTTCTGAGGATGCCAGTGCTGCCATCCAGGCTTTGGACGGACAGGTATCTCTTCACTCTGCTACTCCATGAATGAAAAGACCCGTGTTCCCTTTTTATTTGGGTTCACATCATGTGAACTAACTTCAAAGGAATGTTCTTTTGTGGTATCTGGCATTGGTTTTATCCAGATATTGTGCTTAAATATGCAAATGATAGGTATGTTCGGGGGGACGGGAGAGGGTTTACGTGTGGATGTGCCTGTATGCATCCCATGTATTTCTGTTTGCTGGTTGGATTATGACAACTTTTTCTATGCATCTTTCAGGAGCTTGATGGTCGTAGGATTAGAGTAAATGTAGCGAATGACAGGACAAGAGGATACGGCGGCGGCGGTGGTGGTTATGGTGGCGGTAACTatggaggtggtggtggttATGGTGGCGGCGGCAATTATGGGTCTGGTGgttatggtggtggtggtggcaATTATGGGTCTGGTGGTGGTAATTATGGTGCCTCTGGTTATGGTAGCAGTGGCAATTATGGCAGCGCAGGTGGTGTTGATGCTAACGTCGCCAGCAGTTATGGAAGCGGAGAAAGCAATTTTGGCTTTGGCACAAGTGGTGATAACTATGCCAGTGGAAGCACTGATGCTGCTAGCAACAGCTTCAGCTTCGGCAACGACGCTACCAGCAACCAAGCAGAAGCTTCTGATGTTAATAGCCCAGTTGATGCAGGTGAAAATTACAGAGATGACAATGACTCCAGTGATTATGCAGATAGAAGAGCCTAAAGGTTGAATTCCATACCCTTTCT
Proteins encoded:
- the LOC107002527 gene encoding glycine-rich RNA-binding protein 4, mitochondrial-like — encoded protein: MAFFNKAGSILRQAVSKQHINHEISASKPSIFQLIRCMSSKLFVGGISWNTNDNSLQEAFSKYGEVVEARIIYDRESGRSRGFGFVTFNTSEDASAAIQALDGQELDGRRIRVNVANDRTRGYGGGGGGYGGGNYGGGGGYGGGGNYGSGGYGGGGGNYGSGGGNYGASGYGSSGNYGSAGGVDANVASSYGSGESNFGFGTSGDNYASGSTDAASNSFSFGNDATSNQAEASDVNSPVDAGENYRDDNDSSDYADRRA